A window of Prolixibacter sp. SD074 contains these coding sequences:
- a CDS encoding lipoprotein, translating into MKRNLFYLLALLLLSSCGPKQIPAVGDQTQPVLEFETLWKSSLS; encoded by the coding sequence ATGAAGAGAAACCTCTTTTATCTGCTGGCCCTGTTGCTGTTATCGTCGTGTGGGCCGAAACAAATACCGGCAGTGGGCGACCAAACCCAGCCGGTTCTTGAGTTTGAAACTCTTTGGAAAAGTTCTCTTTCGTAG
- a CDS encoding TolC family protein encodes MKKSIIIALALGCLSGHLSAQETFGSLYDVWNYALSHNADNLIQQMQIDQAGKNKREANSFLYPKITAGINGQDNIDIAETPVPGEIVGQPGKTVFLKFGKKYNYSAGISVNYSPLDWQAIYQSKIAKVNLELKTAGKSYFEQNLKKQIAQFYFAALTAKRAVEIGGSDLATADTLLWLTQDRFKQGTVDALAVNKAQINRNTVQQKLESSKQYRDEYFNNLKILLGLNASQPLELSGNLPGISQTGPEPEMLPNQRFLENFRLQSEMSAYEAKKAKAAFVPKIGINGYFGKYQFQDNLSFSFSSANWQPNNYIGVSISIPVFTGFSSRSRYAAAKIDKQVAMTTYQEEIRKSAINDSTLYSKYNSSMSIALAGSDTYRLSHDNLKLARKKYEQGLLSLDGYLNVFDDYLSAENQYLNNLSEFLTQKAVIESRK; translated from the coding sequence ATGAAAAAGTCTATCATCATAGCACTGGCCCTGGGATGTTTGAGTGGCCACCTGAGTGCACAGGAAACTTTTGGTTCATTGTATGATGTGTGGAACTACGCATTATCGCACAATGCCGATAACCTGATTCAGCAGATGCAGATCGACCAGGCCGGCAAGAATAAACGGGAGGCCAACAGTTTTCTTTATCCGAAAATTACGGCCGGCATAAACGGGCAGGATAATATCGATATCGCTGAGACTCCGGTTCCCGGTGAGATCGTGGGACAGCCCGGCAAAACCGTTTTCCTGAAATTCGGCAAGAAATATAACTACTCGGCCGGTATAAGCGTGAATTATTCACCTCTCGACTGGCAGGCTATTTACCAGTCGAAAATTGCGAAGGTGAACCTTGAGCTGAAGACGGCCGGAAAATCATATTTCGAACAGAACCTGAAGAAGCAAATAGCCCAGTTTTACTTTGCAGCGCTAACCGCTAAACGGGCTGTGGAAATTGGCGGGTCCGATTTGGCAACTGCTGACACATTGCTCTGGCTTACGCAAGATCGCTTCAAACAGGGTACTGTTGATGCATTGGCTGTGAATAAAGCTCAGATCAACCGGAACACGGTGCAGCAAAAGTTGGAATCGTCGAAACAATATCGCGATGAGTATTTTAATAACCTGAAGATATTGCTTGGGTTGAATGCTTCTCAACCATTAGAATTGAGCGGTAACCTACCGGGAATTTCACAGACTGGTCCGGAACCTGAGATGCTTCCGAATCAACGTTTTCTGGAAAACTTCAGGCTCCAAAGCGAAATGTCTGCCTATGAAGCCAAAAAGGCAAAAGCGGCGTTCGTACCCAAAATCGGGATAAACGGATACTTTGGGAAATACCAGTTTCAGGATAATCTGTCTTTCTCTTTTTCTTCTGCCAATTGGCAACCCAATAATTATATCGGGGTTAGCATCTCTATTCCGGTTTTTACCGGGTTCTCCAGCAGGTCACGTTATGCTGCGGCTAAAATCGATAAGCAAGTGGCCATGACGACCTATCAGGAAGAGATCCGGAAATCGGCAATTAACGATAGTACGTTATACTCGAAATACAATTCCTCGATGAGTATTGCCCTGGCCGGAAGCGATACGTATCGTCTTTCTCATGATAATCTCAAACTGGCAAGGAAAAAATACGAACAGGGTTTACTCAGCCTTGATGGCTA
- a CDS encoding DUF2147 domain-containing protein: protein MKQFILSVFVLGFAFTTQANEPRDQLAGIWTNYLQNIRIEFYQTSNSYSAKIVWLSAPDDPQGHPKRDRNNPDPEKRGRPILGLNLITGLTGAGDEWNGGTIYAPKRGVYADCSVKVISDNELKLTVKRGLFTDTKIWTRVGP, encoded by the coding sequence ATGAAGCAATTTATTCTATCTGTTTTCGTACTTGGATTTGCCTTTACTACTCAGGCAAACGAACCCCGGGACCAACTGGCTGGTATATGGACCAATTATTTACAAAATATCAGAATCGAATTCTATCAAACCAGCAACAGTTATTCGGCTAAAATCGTCTGGCTATCAGCTCCTGATGATCCGCAGGGACATCCGAAACGGGATCGGAATAATCCTGATCCGGAGAAAAGGGGCCGGCCTATTCTGGGCCTGAACCTGATTACCGGCCTTACCGGGGCGGGTGACGAATGGAACGGAGGTACGATATACGCTCCTAAGCGAGGTGTATATGCTGATTGCTCGGTTAAGGTGATTTCCGATAACGAGTTGAAATTGACCGTCAAAAGGGGACTTTTTACGGATACTAAAATTTGGACCCGGGTAGGGCCATGA
- a CDS encoding Xaa-Pro peptidase family protein: MNEKTPISELNARMKTFRQIMDQQHPGWGMAVVFSKINLLYFTGSMPEGMLVIERGKDATLWARKGYERTLGESEFPVIEPMNSYRDAAQAYSQLPGEVHLETEFVPLAMYQRFQKHFRCSSYQSIDFQIAQARSVKSQWELHFIEQAGTYHRKVLEDIVPEILREGMAETDLAAELYEVMVKEGHQGIARFAMHDTDVAVAQLSFGENSLYPTNFDGPGGNRGLNAAVTSFGNRDRKLKKGDLVFIDMGFGINGYHSDKTMTYMFGERLPKEVIAIHQQCADIHDRVAEMLKPGAIPENIYETIMNNLTPEFKRNFMGFGTRQVKFLGHGVGLTVDEYPVLAKGFKAPLVENMVFAVEPKKGIEGVGMVGTENTFVVTPQGGRSITGSNRGLIFVG; encoded by the coding sequence ATGAACGAAAAAACACCCATTTCGGAACTGAATGCACGGATGAAGACGTTTCGTCAAATCATGGATCAACAACATCCTGGTTGGGGAATGGCTGTCGTCTTTAGTAAAATAAACCTCTTGTATTTCACCGGTTCCATGCCGGAAGGTATGTTGGTCATCGAGCGTGGCAAGGATGCTACGTTATGGGCGCGAAAGGGATATGAACGGACCCTCGGTGAATCGGAATTTCCGGTTATTGAACCCATGAACAGCTATCGCGATGCCGCGCAGGCGTATTCGCAGTTGCCCGGCGAAGTGCACCTCGAAACCGAGTTTGTGCCTTTGGCCATGTATCAGCGTTTTCAAAAGCATTTTCGGTGCAGTTCGTACCAATCGATTGATTTTCAGATTGCGCAGGCCCGATCGGTAAAGAGTCAGTGGGAACTGCATTTTATCGAACAGGCCGGAACATATCACCGGAAGGTACTGGAAGATATCGTACCGGAAATACTGCGCGAAGGAATGGCCGAGACCGACCTGGCTGCTGAGCTCTACGAGGTAATGGTGAAGGAAGGGCACCAGGGAATCGCCCGTTTCGCCATGCACGATACCGATGTGGCGGTTGCCCAATTGTCGTTTGGCGAAAATTCCTTGTACCCGACCAACTTCGACGGACCGGGAGGAAACCGCGGACTGAATGCTGCTGTGACCAGCTTCGGAAACCGTGACCGGAAACTGAAGAAAGGCGACCTGGTATTTATTGATATGGGATTCGGAATAAACGGATACCATTCCGACAAAACCATGACGTACATGTTCGGAGAACGGTTACCCAAAGAAGTGATAGCTATTCATCAGCAGTGTGCCGACATACACGATCGGGTGGCCGAAATGTTAAAGCCGGGCGCCATTCCCGAGAATATTTATGAAACCATCATGAATAATTTAACTCCGGAATTTAAACGGAACTTTATGGGCTTCGGAACCCGGCAGGTGAAGTTTCTGGGGCACGGAGTCGGCTTAACGGTAGACGAATATCCCGTGCTGGCAAAAGGTTTTAAGGCCCCGTTGGTGGAGAATATGGTTTTTGCCGTTGAACCGAAGAAAGGTATCGAAGGAGTTGGTATGGTGGGAACGGAGAATACTTTCGTGGTAACGCCCCAAGGCGGCCGCAGTATTACCGGAAGTAACCGCGGACTGATTTTTGTTGGCTAA
- a CDS encoding LytTR family DNA-binding domain-containing protein, producing MKVLIIEDEPQAADVLSEIIGDVYPAAQVMGVLQSIEQAIAWLSLPENQPELIFMDIQLADGISFEIFSRVEVACPVIFCTAFDQYTLQAFKSNGIEYILKPVKEEDIRAAFAKVEKLKNAFGNGTEMLNTLKNVFTEKKSYKTSILIRYRESYIPVAIEDIALFILENEVVYAYRFDQQKHAIFKTLEELESSLDPEQFYRINRQVLISRRAVQKIQPYFNRKMVIRPPFPFGEKLIVSRLKVSPFMRWMEQA from the coding sequence ATGAAGGTGTTGATTATTGAAGATGAGCCACAGGCTGCTGATGTGTTGAGTGAAATAATTGGTGATGTGTATCCGGCAGCACAGGTGATGGGCGTGCTTCAGAGTATTGAGCAGGCCATAGCATGGTTATCCTTACCGGAAAACCAACCGGAATTAATCTTCATGGATATCCAGTTGGCCGATGGGATAAGCTTCGAAATTTTTTCGCGTGTTGAAGTGGCCTGTCCTGTCATCTTTTGTACAGCCTTCGACCAATACACGCTTCAGGCATTCAAGTCGAATGGCATCGAATACATTCTGAAACCGGTGAAAGAGGAAGATATCCGGGCTGCTTTTGCTAAAGTAGAGAAACTCAAAAATGCTTTCGGCAATGGTACTGAGATGCTCAACACACTCAAAAACGTTTTCACGGAAAAGAAAAGCTACAAAACTTCGATTCTTATCCGCTACCGCGAAAGTTATATTCCGGTTGCTATAGAAGATATTGCATTATTCATCCTCGAAAACGAGGTGGTTTATGCCTACCGTTTCGATCAGCAAAAACATGCAATCTTCAAAACCTTAGAAGAACTCGAAAGCAGCCTCGATCCCGAACAGTTTTACCGTATCAACCGGCAAGTGTTAATCAGTCGCCGGGCCGTTCAGAAAATTCAACCCTACTTCAACCGTAAGATGGTTATTCGGCCGCCTTTCCCTTTTGGCGAAAAGCTAATTGTAAGCCGGCTCAAAGTATCTCCTTTCATGCGTTGGATGGAGCAAGCCTGA
- a CDS encoding HU family DNA-binding protein, with protein MALQYKVISTIKRGQAEANERIWSPKLTGSRKINLRQVAEILTQRSTASEADVHLVLMGLVDLLPELLLDGNTVKIDEFGSFRLHAKVTTEGTPDKVTSRNIRDLRISFLPDKRIKTALKRAVFKKKRE; from the coding sequence ATGGCACTTCAATACAAAGTCATCTCTACCATTAAGCGTGGACAAGCTGAGGCTAACGAAAGAATCTGGTCCCCAAAGCTAACCGGTTCCCGTAAAATCAACCTTCGACAAGTCGCCGAGATATTGACACAACGCTCGACTGCATCGGAAGCCGACGTTCATCTGGTATTAATGGGACTGGTGGATCTACTGCCCGAGTTATTGCTCGACGGCAATACAGTAAAAATCGATGAATTCGGTTCCTTTCGGTTGCATGCAAAAGTAACCACTGAAGGCACTCCCGACAAAGTCACATCGCGCAACATACGCGATTTACGAATCAGCTTTCTTCCTGATAAGCGAATAAAAACGGCTCTAAAACGCGCGGTTTTCAAGAAGAAAAGAGAATAA
- a CDS encoding histidine phosphatase family protein: protein MIDFWLIRHGETVENVQGICQGQTPGTLSEDGMMQAKALAGYLKNEEFDVIYSSDLRRTMKTTEEVLRFHPGEEIIPEPLLRERYLAGWQGKPFPNNWDGMDLPEGAETSEDLIVRAEAFIKLIKEKNEGQKVFAMSHGGLIRAFWTVLHNLDPDSYYQWDTPKNTSISRFGLKEDGSVKELVRNFAGHLGTVPVKNKAKNNNDWQL from the coding sequence ATGATTGATTTTTGGCTGATTAGACATGGAGAGACGGTTGAGAATGTGCAGGGCATTTGCCAGGGACAAACCCCCGGGACACTTAGCGAAGACGGAATGATGCAGGCTAAAGCTTTAGCTGGATATTTAAAGAATGAAGAATTCGATGTGATCTATTCCAGCGACCTGCGACGGACAATGAAGACGACGGAAGAAGTACTCCGGTTTCACCCCGGGGAAGAGATTATTCCTGAACCGCTTTTACGCGAACGTTACCTTGCGGGATGGCAGGGAAAGCCGTTTCCGAATAACTGGGATGGGATGGATTTACCGGAAGGAGCCGAAACCTCGGAAGATTTGATTGTGCGTGCAGAAGCCTTCATTAAGCTGATAAAGGAAAAGAATGAAGGACAAAAGGTTTTTGCCATGAGCCACGGAGGTTTAATCCGTGCTTTCTGGACGGTGCTGCACAACCTCGACCCTGATTCTTACTACCAATGGGATACACCGAAAAACACCAGTATCAGCCGCTTCGGGTTGAAGGAAGACGGTTCGGTGAAAGAATTGGTTCGCAACTTCGCCGGGCATCTGGGAACGGTACCGGTGAAAAACAAAGCCAAAAACAACAACGACTGGCAGTTATAG
- a CDS encoding sensor histidine kinase, with product MKINRTIKIANLRIAILFAAFLPTFNIIINSQQQNDLNFNRLLLTLPVTFLFLLVAWYVNAFLTFYFTEAKTVHSRIREILIIIGSNLLLLSLFLLSGIYILKETGNVPLKNHFALWLITLKGAVSIGLIYIIQYALNSSARAQEISMQNQMLKMENLRSQFEILRQQVNPHFLFNSLSTLRSMVRSGDPKSEQFVMTLSEIYRQLLDKRQKDLVTLEEELEFVNDYVFMLSARFGERLAISIDLPGQLMSLKIPTFSLQLLIENGIKHNMISPDKPLEIKLFSTLPETITVENKLQPKITSEEHSGYGLENLVQRYRLLGYPDGVFIYTDDEIFRVKLKLLNT from the coding sequence ATGAAAATCAACCGTACCATTAAAATAGCTAACCTTCGAATTGCCATACTGTTTGCAGCATTTCTTCCTACGTTTAATATTATTATCAACAGCCAACAGCAAAATGACCTGAATTTTAACCGGCTTTTACTGACTTTGCCGGTTACCTTCCTGTTTCTGCTGGTTGCATGGTATGTGAATGCTTTTTTGACTTTTTACTTTACCGAAGCAAAAACCGTTCATTCCCGGATTCGGGAAATATTGATTATCATTGGCAGTAATCTTCTGCTTCTTTCGCTTTTTCTTCTCTCCGGAATATATATCCTAAAAGAGACCGGTAATGTTCCTTTGAAGAATCATTTTGCCCTGTGGCTGATAACGCTGAAGGGAGCAGTAAGCATTGGTTTGATTTACATTATCCAATATGCATTGAATTCCAGCGCCCGCGCACAGGAGATCTCCATGCAAAATCAAATGCTGAAAATGGAGAATCTGCGCTCGCAGTTTGAAATTCTGCGCCAACAGGTGAATCCACATTTCCTTTTCAACTCACTATCTACGCTTCGTTCCATGGTTCGCTCGGGCGACCCAAAGTCGGAGCAGTTTGTTATGACGCTCTCGGAGATTTACCGTCAGTTGCTGGATAAACGGCAAAAGGATTTGGTTACCCTGGAAGAAGAGCTTGAGTTTGTAAACGACTATGTTTTCATGCTTTCAGCCCGTTTTGGTGAGAGGCTGGCCATTTCCATCGATCTGCCAGGGCAATTGATGAGTTTGAAGATACCGACATTCAGTCTGCAGCTCCTTATCGAGAACGGGATCAAACATAATATGATATCGCCGGATAAACCACTTGAAATAAAATTATTCAGTACGCTTCCCGAAACCATTACGGTAGAAAACAAACTGCAGCCGAAGATAACCAGTGAAGAGCATTCCGGCTACGGATTGGAGAACCTGGTGCAGCGGTATAGATTACTGGGCTATCCCGATGGAGTTTTTATTTATACCGACGATGAAATATTCCGTGTGAAACTTAAATTACTGAATACATGA
- a CDS encoding LytTR family DNA-binding domain-containing protein — MMSRIKCIVIDDEPIARQYLSDYVAKMPQLELVATFSKAMDAYELIENEEAGIVFIDIQMPGITGIEFIRTLQKKPATIFTTAYSEYALEGYDLDVVDYLLKPISFERFVRAVNKAIDRIVTPENKKISADTEENTSATIPRDFIFVKSGYKSEKVNISDIMYVEGMKEYVVIHTRDKKYTKLDRMKNIENLLNGQGFIRIHKSYIVSIKNINAVFGNTIEVQGIKLPLGRSFKENVETTLGMNE, encoded by the coding sequence ATGATGTCCCGAATTAAATGCATCGTCATAGATGACGAACCTATCGCCCGTCAATACCTGAGCGATTATGTGGCCAAAATGCCGCAGCTGGAATTAGTTGCAACATTCAGTAAAGCAATGGATGCATATGAATTAATAGAGAATGAAGAAGCCGGCATCGTATTTATTGACATTCAGATGCCGGGTATCACGGGAATTGAGTTCATCCGCACCCTGCAAAAAAAGCCAGCCACCATTTTTACCACGGCCTATTCGGAATATGCCCTGGAAGGATATGACCTCGATGTCGTCGACTATTTGTTGAAACCTATCTCCTTCGAGCGATTTGTAAGAGCTGTGAATAAGGCCATCGACAGAATTGTTACTCCGGAAAATAAAAAGATTTCTGCTGATACAGAAGAAAATACCAGCGCCACAATACCTCGTGATTTCATCTTCGTCAAATCCGGATATAAATCCGAAAAAGTGAACATCAGCGATATTATGTATGTGGAAGGCATGAAGGAATACGTGGTGATACACACTCGAGATAAAAAATACACAAAGTTGGACCGCATGAAAAATATTGAAAACTTACTGAATGGACAAGGCTTCATTCGTATCCACAAATCATATATTGTGTCCATTAAAAATATCAATGCGGTTTTCGGAAATACCATTGAAGTACAAGGCATCAAACTTCCCTTAGGACGAAGCTTCAAAGAAAACGTTGAAACCACACTGGGAATGAACGAATAA
- a CDS encoding sensor histidine kinase, whose protein sequence is MKKSLVHSIIWLVITYFLFMSFSLFLPLGLALGRTIKAVVLMVGLFYIAGWGLTTQLLIQRKHPVWFVISAFLLIFFFSVLRSRILDSFPGPFINAFRLAPETYIIRPRLLQGTIIRNGHAPFIASFLLNSAILIFATLLRLYEHKDQKEQESREELQHSQEAQILYLKSQVNPHFLFNTLNNLYGLTYSKSDLAPQMVLGLSDTMRYMIYETEQKLVPVEKELDFIHNYLDLEKMRLSHPENIRTSIHISHPRSFIPPLMLLPFIENCFKHGAIGKEDDGWIELDIWDEDEQFYFVCKNNFQTEKPGQPIPQGKTSGLGLSNVKKRLALIFGDQYELRIIKQTDEFLVSLQFPVFSKKDEL, encoded by the coding sequence ATGAAGAAGTCGCTTGTACATAGCATTATTTGGCTGGTGATAACCTATTTCCTGTTTATGTCATTCTCGCTTTTCCTACCGTTGGGATTGGCATTAGGGCGTACCATCAAAGCGGTGGTTTTGATGGTCGGGTTATTCTACATTGCCGGTTGGGGATTAACAACTCAATTATTAATTCAGCGTAAACACCCTGTTTGGTTCGTCATTTCAGCATTCCTACTCATTTTCTTTTTCTCTGTTTTGCGCTCCCGGATACTCGACTCTTTCCCTGGTCCGTTTATCAATGCTTTTCGCCTGGCACCTGAAACGTATATCATAAGGCCGCGCTTACTACAAGGGACAATTATTCGCAATGGGCATGCTCCATTTATTGCAAGCTTTCTTCTCAATAGTGCGATTCTCATCTTCGCTACACTGCTAAGGCTCTACGAACACAAAGACCAAAAGGAACAGGAAAGTAGGGAGGAACTGCAACACAGCCAGGAAGCCCAGATTCTTTATTTGAAATCCCAGGTCAACCCTCACTTTCTGTTCAATACCCTGAACAACCTCTACGGGCTCACTTATTCCAAATCGGATTTAGCGCCGCAGATGGTTTTGGGACTATCGGATACCATGCGATATATGATTTATGAAACCGAACAGAAACTGGTACCCGTGGAAAAAGAACTCGATTTCATTCACAACTACCTCGACCTGGAAAAAATGCGCCTTTCGCACCCCGAAAATATCCGCACATCCATCCACATCAGTCATCCGCGTTCTTTTATTCCACCGTTAATGCTGCTGCCGTTCATTGAGAACTGCTTTAAGCATGGAGCAATTGGCAAGGAAGACGATGGATGGATTGAGTTGGATATATGGGACGAAGACGAACAGTTTTATTTTGTGTGCAAGAATAATTTTCAAACGGAAAAACCGGGGCAACCAATCCCTCAGGGCAAAACCTCCGGGCTTGGATTGAGTAACGTCAAAAAGAGGTTAGCTCTTATTTTTGGAGACCAATATGAACTTCGAATCATAAAACAGACAGACGAATTCCTGGTTTCCCTGCAATTTCCGGTATTCTCAAAGAAAGACGAATTATGA